In Macadamia integrifolia cultivar HAES 741 chromosome 5, SCU_Mint_v3, whole genome shotgun sequence, a single window of DNA contains:
- the LOC122079641 gene encoding uncharacterized protein LOC122079641 isoform X1 has product MPTLRTTITSFTIILLLTIFSPTSTISSVTIPILGLDSFLTQQFRLDPQASNDTFRSLSSSLKKSLSHQSLTSVSSLLSSLLSLEVSVSVNVKLVGSFAPNSQSLLYSFISAALFSDQFHVIGSSDPHRLAIKHSLHFDASPSTSLSSQIFEAIRVEIERSPSSLRQSLHSVPFSIVDRIVKKDFEKEKPVEGVYIYLLNLNSQSKPYAYSYGSGESSPAFTRCLGNIWSGKDRYLWIDLAAGPVDYGPALSGDGVLLGGEFHPLASLHGRPKSQKTLLADLASLVWSAYQVLLVPSLRIPVPFENSLIVEFIHVHGSEFKDLHGLDWKSIERTFMDEVSEGGLLLGDQSLRFRTYEVEFSDCSICSFAISRSMNSYTSRFLFENYTLIVSEYLDSKRLHQILSDSADQLRKLAGVPDEDFGRVLPVYVFDLDINRLLLLDRYHQSVAFRDMVIAVRTRSGQTVSDYSCNGRHVITQTRELERPLVGSILQSMWGVSPTHLLWSARHNTTLVDYTWSVGQTPFGPFSDISSLSFVQKDAARRNVLLTSLNYTITSAIDVLDSISTYGGDRNLFKQNRHVEFVQRWNLFKYKLDKAISALSHLDFEMALYFSRTCEHDLYALHSLVYHTSRELDASLICFKDPPFPWASVSVAGVDKGFKRMELGSRLVPTDSDLDRIGIDLDGSGLGQKSKYGQTLEIQYGSADPSKSADPYPNF; this is encoded by the exons ATGCCTACTCTTAGGACCACCATCACCAGCTTCACAATTATCCTTCTCCTCACCATCTTCTCCCCCACCTCCACCATCTCATCTGTCACTATACCCATCTTAGGCCTGGATTCCTTCCTCACCCAACAATTCCGTCTCGACCCACAAGCCTCCAACGACACCTTCcgctctctctcctcttccctcAAGAAATCCCTCTCCCACCAATCCCTCACTTCTGTCTcgtctctcctctcttccctcctCTCCCTCGAAGTCTCTGTCTCCGTCAACGTCAAGCTCGTCGGCTCTTTTGCCCCCAATTCTCAATCCCTCCTCTACTCCTTCATTTCCGCCGCCCTCTTCTCCGATCAGTTCCATGTCATCGGCTCCTCCGACCCTCATCGACTTGCTATCAAACACTCCCTCCATTTCGATGCCTCTCCCTCCACCTCCCTCTCTTCCCAGATCTTTGAAGCAATTCGCGTTGAGATCGAACGATCTCCATCTAGTCTCCGACAGTCTCTTCACTCCGTTCCTTTCTCCATCGTCGATCGAATTGTTAAGAAGGATTTCGAGAAGGAGAAGCCCGTCGAAGGGGTTTACATTTATTTGCTCAATTTGAATTCTCAATCCAAGCCTTACGCTTATAGCTATGGCTCTGGGGAGTCTTCCCCAGCTTTTACCAGATGCTTGGGCAATATATGGTCTGGGAAAGATCGGTACTTGTGGATTGATTTGGCTGCTGGGCCTGTTGATTACGGCCCTGCTTTGTCTGGTGATGGTGTCCTTCTAGGAGGAGAGTTTCATCCGTTGGCGTCGTTACATGGTCGTCCCAAGTCTCAGAAAACATTGCTTGCGGATTTGGCGTCTTTGGTTTGGAGTGCCTATCAGGTACTGTTGGTTCCTTCTTTGAGGATTCCTGTTCCGTTTGAGAATTCGCTTATAGTGGAGTTTATTCATGTTCATGGGTCTGAATTTAAGGACTTGCATGGTTTGGACTGGAAATCGATTGAGAGAACGTTCATGGATGAGGTTAGTGAAGGGGGTTTATTGTTGGGGGATCAGTCGTTGAGGTTTAGGACTTATGAGGTCGAGTTCTCGGACTGTTCGATCTGTTCATTTGCAATTTCACGCTCGATGAATTCGTACACTTCGAGGTTCCTGTTTGAAAATTATACATTGATTGTAAGCGAGTATTTGGATTCGAAGCGTTTGCATCAGATACTATCTGATTCCGCCGATCAATTGAGGAAATTGGCAGGGGTTCCGGATGAGGATTTTGGTAGGGTTCTTCCTGTTTATGTGTTTGATTTGGACATCAATAGGCTGTTGTTGCTCGATCGGTACCATCAGTCGGTTGCTTTTAGAGATATGGTTATTGCAGTAAGAACAAGGAGTGGTCAGACAGTGAGTGATTATAGCTGTAATGGCCGACATGTGATAACACAGACAAGGGAACTTGAGAGACCCCTCGTTGGTTCAATACTCCAGAGTATGTGGGGAGTGTCACCCACTCATCTGTTGTGGAGCGCCAGACATAACACTACCCTGGTGGATTATACTTGGAGTGTTGGCCAGACTCCGTTTGGGCCATTTTCAGATATTTCATCTTTGTCATTTGTGCAGAAGGATGCAGCTCGGAGAAATGTTCTTTTGACATCTTTGAATTACACTATCACAAGTGCAATTGATGTGCTTGACTCAATATCCACATATGGTGGAGACAGAAATCTGTTCAAACAGAACCGacatgttgagtttgtgcagAGGTGGAATTTGTTCAAGTACAAATTGGATAAAGCTATTTCTGCACTGTCTCATTTGGACTTTGAAATGGCTTTATATTTCTCGAGGACATGTGAACATGATTTGTATGCGCTCCACTCACTTGTTTACCATACATCACGAGAATTGGATGCCTCTCTTATTTGCTTCAAGGATCCTCCATTTCCCTGGGCTTCAGTATCAGTGGCTGGG GTGGACAAAGGGTTTAAAAGAATGGAACTGGGATCCAGATTGGTCCCGACCGATTCTGATCTGGATCGTATTGGAATTGATTTGGATGGCTCAGGACTCGGCCAAAAGTCTAAATATGgccaaaccctagaaatccagtACGGATCGGCTGATCCATCCAAATCAGCCGATCCGTACCCAAATTTTTAA
- the LOC122079641 gene encoding uncharacterized protein LOC122079641 isoform X3 — MPTLRTTITSFTIILLLTIFSPTSTISSVTIPILGLDSFLTQQFRLDPQASNDTFRSLSSSLKKSLSHQSLTSVSSLLSSLLSLEVSVSVNVKLVGSFAPNSQSLLYSFISAALFSDQFHVIGSSDPHRLAIKHSLHFDASPSTSLSSQIFEAIRVEIERSPSSLRQSLHSVPFSIVDRIVKKDFEKEKPVEGVYIYLLNLNSQSKPYAYSYGSGESSPAFTRCLGNIWSGKDRYLWIDLAAGPVDYGPALSGDGVLLGGEFHPLASLHGRPKSQKTLLADLASLVWSAYQVLLVPSLRIPVPFENSLIVEFIHVHGSEFKDLHGLDWKSIERTFMDEVSEGGLLLGDQSLRFRTYEVEFSDCSICSFAISRSMNSYTSRFLFENYTLIVSEYLDSKRLHQILSDSADQLRKLAGVPDEDFGRVLPVYVFDLDINRLLLLDRYHQSVAFRDMVIAVRTRSGQTVSDYSCNGRHVITQTRELERPLVGSILQSMWGVSPTHLLWSARHNTTLVDYTWSVGQTPFGPFSDISSLSFVQKDAARRNVLLTSLNYTITSAIDVLDSISTYGGDRNLFKQNRHVEFVQRWNLFKYKLDKAISALSHLDFEMALYFSRTCEHDLYALHSLVYHTSRELDASLICFKDPPFPWASVSVAGACNQTKSQHSSF, encoded by the exons ATGCCTACTCTTAGGACCACCATCACCAGCTTCACAATTATCCTTCTCCTCACCATCTTCTCCCCCACCTCCACCATCTCATCTGTCACTATACCCATCTTAGGCCTGGATTCCTTCCTCACCCAACAATTCCGTCTCGACCCACAAGCCTCCAACGACACCTTCcgctctctctcctcttccctcAAGAAATCCCTCTCCCACCAATCCCTCACTTCTGTCTcgtctctcctctcttccctcctCTCCCTCGAAGTCTCTGTCTCCGTCAACGTCAAGCTCGTCGGCTCTTTTGCCCCCAATTCTCAATCCCTCCTCTACTCCTTCATTTCCGCCGCCCTCTTCTCCGATCAGTTCCATGTCATCGGCTCCTCCGACCCTCATCGACTTGCTATCAAACACTCCCTCCATTTCGATGCCTCTCCCTCCACCTCCCTCTCTTCCCAGATCTTTGAAGCAATTCGCGTTGAGATCGAACGATCTCCATCTAGTCTCCGACAGTCTCTTCACTCCGTTCCTTTCTCCATCGTCGATCGAATTGTTAAGAAGGATTTCGAGAAGGAGAAGCCCGTCGAAGGGGTTTACATTTATTTGCTCAATTTGAATTCTCAATCCAAGCCTTACGCTTATAGCTATGGCTCTGGGGAGTCTTCCCCAGCTTTTACCAGATGCTTGGGCAATATATGGTCTGGGAAAGATCGGTACTTGTGGATTGATTTGGCTGCTGGGCCTGTTGATTACGGCCCTGCTTTGTCTGGTGATGGTGTCCTTCTAGGAGGAGAGTTTCATCCGTTGGCGTCGTTACATGGTCGTCCCAAGTCTCAGAAAACATTGCTTGCGGATTTGGCGTCTTTGGTTTGGAGTGCCTATCAGGTACTGTTGGTTCCTTCTTTGAGGATTCCTGTTCCGTTTGAGAATTCGCTTATAGTGGAGTTTATTCATGTTCATGGGTCTGAATTTAAGGACTTGCATGGTTTGGACTGGAAATCGATTGAGAGAACGTTCATGGATGAGGTTAGTGAAGGGGGTTTATTGTTGGGGGATCAGTCGTTGAGGTTTAGGACTTATGAGGTCGAGTTCTCGGACTGTTCGATCTGTTCATTTGCAATTTCACGCTCGATGAATTCGTACACTTCGAGGTTCCTGTTTGAAAATTATACATTGATTGTAAGCGAGTATTTGGATTCGAAGCGTTTGCATCAGATACTATCTGATTCCGCCGATCAATTGAGGAAATTGGCAGGGGTTCCGGATGAGGATTTTGGTAGGGTTCTTCCTGTTTATGTGTTTGATTTGGACATCAATAGGCTGTTGTTGCTCGATCGGTACCATCAGTCGGTTGCTTTTAGAGATATGGTTATTGCAGTAAGAACAAGGAGTGGTCAGACAGTGAGTGATTATAGCTGTAATGGCCGACATGTGATAACACAGACAAGGGAACTTGAGAGACCCCTCGTTGGTTCAATACTCCAGAGTATGTGGGGAGTGTCACCCACTCATCTGTTGTGGAGCGCCAGACATAACACTACCCTGGTGGATTATACTTGGAGTGTTGGCCAGACTCCGTTTGGGCCATTTTCAGATATTTCATCTTTGTCATTTGTGCAGAAGGATGCAGCTCGGAGAAATGTTCTTTTGACATCTTTGAATTACACTATCACAAGTGCAATTGATGTGCTTGACTCAATATCCACATATGGTGGAGACAGAAATCTGTTCAAACAGAACCGacatgttgagtttgtgcagAGGTGGAATTTGTTCAAGTACAAATTGGATAAAGCTATTTCTGCACTGTCTCATTTGGACTTTGAAATGGCTTTATATTTCTCGAGGACATGTGAACATGATTTGTATGCGCTCCACTCACTTGTTTACCATACATCACGAGAATTGGATGCCTCTCTTATTTGCTTCAAGGATCCTCCATTTCCCTGGGCTTCAGTATCAGTGGCTGGG gcttgcaaccaaacgaaaTCCCAACACTCCTCTTTCTAG
- the LOC122079641 gene encoding uncharacterized protein LOC122079641 isoform X4 yields MPTLRTTITSFTIILLLTIFSPTSTISSVTIPILGLDSFLTQQFRLDPQASNDTFRSLSSSLKKSLSHQSLTSVSSLLSSLLSLEVSVSVNVKLVGSFAPNSQSLLYSFISAALFSDQFHVIGSSDPHRLAIKHSLHFDASPSTSLSSQIFEAIRVEIERSPSSLRQSLHSVPFSIVDRIVKKDFEKEKPVEGVYIYLLNLNSQSKPYAYSYGSGESSPAFTRCLGNIWSGKDRYLWIDLAAGPVDYGPALSGDGVLLGGEFHPLASLHGRPKSQKTLLADLASLVWSAYQVLLVPSLRIPVPFENSLIVEFIHVHGSEFKDLHGLDWKSIERTFMDEVSEGGLLLGDQSLRFRTYEVEFSDCSICSFAISRSMNSYTSRFLFENYTLIVSEYLDSKRLHQILSDSADQLRKLAGVPDEDFGRVLPVYVFDLDINRLLLLDRYHQSVAFRDMVIAVRTRSGQTVSDYSCNGRHVITQTRELERPLVGSILQSMWGVSPTHLLWSARHNTTLVDYTWSVGQTPFGPFSDISSLSFVQKDAARRNVLLTSLNYTITSAIDVLDSISTYGGDRNLFKQNRHVEFVQRWNLFKYKLDKAISALSHLDFEMALYFSRTCEHDLYALHSLVYHTSRELDASLICFKDPPFPWASVSVAGDYPWNGG; encoded by the exons ATGCCTACTCTTAGGACCACCATCACCAGCTTCACAATTATCCTTCTCCTCACCATCTTCTCCCCCACCTCCACCATCTCATCTGTCACTATACCCATCTTAGGCCTGGATTCCTTCCTCACCCAACAATTCCGTCTCGACCCACAAGCCTCCAACGACACCTTCcgctctctctcctcttccctcAAGAAATCCCTCTCCCACCAATCCCTCACTTCTGTCTcgtctctcctctcttccctcctCTCCCTCGAAGTCTCTGTCTCCGTCAACGTCAAGCTCGTCGGCTCTTTTGCCCCCAATTCTCAATCCCTCCTCTACTCCTTCATTTCCGCCGCCCTCTTCTCCGATCAGTTCCATGTCATCGGCTCCTCCGACCCTCATCGACTTGCTATCAAACACTCCCTCCATTTCGATGCCTCTCCCTCCACCTCCCTCTCTTCCCAGATCTTTGAAGCAATTCGCGTTGAGATCGAACGATCTCCATCTAGTCTCCGACAGTCTCTTCACTCCGTTCCTTTCTCCATCGTCGATCGAATTGTTAAGAAGGATTTCGAGAAGGAGAAGCCCGTCGAAGGGGTTTACATTTATTTGCTCAATTTGAATTCTCAATCCAAGCCTTACGCTTATAGCTATGGCTCTGGGGAGTCTTCCCCAGCTTTTACCAGATGCTTGGGCAATATATGGTCTGGGAAAGATCGGTACTTGTGGATTGATTTGGCTGCTGGGCCTGTTGATTACGGCCCTGCTTTGTCTGGTGATGGTGTCCTTCTAGGAGGAGAGTTTCATCCGTTGGCGTCGTTACATGGTCGTCCCAAGTCTCAGAAAACATTGCTTGCGGATTTGGCGTCTTTGGTTTGGAGTGCCTATCAGGTACTGTTGGTTCCTTCTTTGAGGATTCCTGTTCCGTTTGAGAATTCGCTTATAGTGGAGTTTATTCATGTTCATGGGTCTGAATTTAAGGACTTGCATGGTTTGGACTGGAAATCGATTGAGAGAACGTTCATGGATGAGGTTAGTGAAGGGGGTTTATTGTTGGGGGATCAGTCGTTGAGGTTTAGGACTTATGAGGTCGAGTTCTCGGACTGTTCGATCTGTTCATTTGCAATTTCACGCTCGATGAATTCGTACACTTCGAGGTTCCTGTTTGAAAATTATACATTGATTGTAAGCGAGTATTTGGATTCGAAGCGTTTGCATCAGATACTATCTGATTCCGCCGATCAATTGAGGAAATTGGCAGGGGTTCCGGATGAGGATTTTGGTAGGGTTCTTCCTGTTTATGTGTTTGATTTGGACATCAATAGGCTGTTGTTGCTCGATCGGTACCATCAGTCGGTTGCTTTTAGAGATATGGTTATTGCAGTAAGAACAAGGAGTGGTCAGACAGTGAGTGATTATAGCTGTAATGGCCGACATGTGATAACACAGACAAGGGAACTTGAGAGACCCCTCGTTGGTTCAATACTCCAGAGTATGTGGGGAGTGTCACCCACTCATCTGTTGTGGAGCGCCAGACATAACACTACCCTGGTGGATTATACTTGGAGTGTTGGCCAGACTCCGTTTGGGCCATTTTCAGATATTTCATCTTTGTCATTTGTGCAGAAGGATGCAGCTCGGAGAAATGTTCTTTTGACATCTTTGAATTACACTATCACAAGTGCAATTGATGTGCTTGACTCAATATCCACATATGGTGGAGACAGAAATCTGTTCAAACAGAACCGacatgttgagtttgtgcagAGGTGGAATTTGTTCAAGTACAAATTGGATAAAGCTATTTCTGCACTGTCTCATTTGGACTTTGAAATGGCTTTATATTTCTCGAGGACATGTGAACATGATTTGTATGCGCTCCACTCACTTGTTTACCATACATCACGAGAATTGGATGCCTCTCTTATTTGCTTCAAGGATCCTCCATTTCCCTGGGCTTCAGTATCAGTGGCTGGG GATTACCCATGGAATGGAGGCTAA
- the LOC122079641 gene encoding uncharacterized protein LOC122079641 isoform X2, translated as MPTLRTTITSFTIILLLTIFSPTSTISSVTIPILGLDSFLTQQFRLDPQASNDTFRSLSSSLKKSLSHQSLTSVSSLLSSLLSLEVSVSVNVKLVGSFAPNSQSLLYSFISAALFSDQFHVIGSSDPHRLAIKHSLHFDASPSTSLSSQIFEAIRVEIERSPSSLRQSLHSVPFSIVDRIVKKDFEKEKPVEGVYIYLLNLNSQSKPYAYSYGSGESSPAFTRCLGNIWSGKDRYLWIDLAAGPVDYGPALSGDGVLLGGEFHPLASLHGRPKSQKTLLADLASLVWSAYQVLLVPSLRIPVPFENSLIVEFIHVHGSEFKDLHGLDWKSIERTFMDEVSEGGLLLGDQSLRFRTYEVEFSDCSICSFAISRSMNSYTSRFLFENYTLIVSEYLDSKRLHQILSDSADQLRKLAGVPDEDFGRVLPVYVFDLDINRLLLLDRYHQSVAFRDMVIAVRTRSGQTVSDYSCNGRHVITQTRELERPLVGSILQSMWGVSPTHLLWSARHNTTLVDYTWSVGQTPFGPFSDISSLSFVQKDAARRNVLLTSLNYTITSAIDVLDSISTYGGDRNLFKQNRHVEFVQRWNLFKYKLDKAISALSHLDFEMALYFSRTCEHDLYALHSLVYHTSRELDASLICFKDPPFPWASVSVAGVCFCSIIYVYSKREKLFRNKRKQF; from the coding sequence ATGCCTACTCTTAGGACCACCATCACCAGCTTCACAATTATCCTTCTCCTCACCATCTTCTCCCCCACCTCCACCATCTCATCTGTCACTATACCCATCTTAGGCCTGGATTCCTTCCTCACCCAACAATTCCGTCTCGACCCACAAGCCTCCAACGACACCTTCcgctctctctcctcttccctcAAGAAATCCCTCTCCCACCAATCCCTCACTTCTGTCTcgtctctcctctcttccctcctCTCCCTCGAAGTCTCTGTCTCCGTCAACGTCAAGCTCGTCGGCTCTTTTGCCCCCAATTCTCAATCCCTCCTCTACTCCTTCATTTCCGCCGCCCTCTTCTCCGATCAGTTCCATGTCATCGGCTCCTCCGACCCTCATCGACTTGCTATCAAACACTCCCTCCATTTCGATGCCTCTCCCTCCACCTCCCTCTCTTCCCAGATCTTTGAAGCAATTCGCGTTGAGATCGAACGATCTCCATCTAGTCTCCGACAGTCTCTTCACTCCGTTCCTTTCTCCATCGTCGATCGAATTGTTAAGAAGGATTTCGAGAAGGAGAAGCCCGTCGAAGGGGTTTACATTTATTTGCTCAATTTGAATTCTCAATCCAAGCCTTACGCTTATAGCTATGGCTCTGGGGAGTCTTCCCCAGCTTTTACCAGATGCTTGGGCAATATATGGTCTGGGAAAGATCGGTACTTGTGGATTGATTTGGCTGCTGGGCCTGTTGATTACGGCCCTGCTTTGTCTGGTGATGGTGTCCTTCTAGGAGGAGAGTTTCATCCGTTGGCGTCGTTACATGGTCGTCCCAAGTCTCAGAAAACATTGCTTGCGGATTTGGCGTCTTTGGTTTGGAGTGCCTATCAGGTACTGTTGGTTCCTTCTTTGAGGATTCCTGTTCCGTTTGAGAATTCGCTTATAGTGGAGTTTATTCATGTTCATGGGTCTGAATTTAAGGACTTGCATGGTTTGGACTGGAAATCGATTGAGAGAACGTTCATGGATGAGGTTAGTGAAGGGGGTTTATTGTTGGGGGATCAGTCGTTGAGGTTTAGGACTTATGAGGTCGAGTTCTCGGACTGTTCGATCTGTTCATTTGCAATTTCACGCTCGATGAATTCGTACACTTCGAGGTTCCTGTTTGAAAATTATACATTGATTGTAAGCGAGTATTTGGATTCGAAGCGTTTGCATCAGATACTATCTGATTCCGCCGATCAATTGAGGAAATTGGCAGGGGTTCCGGATGAGGATTTTGGTAGGGTTCTTCCTGTTTATGTGTTTGATTTGGACATCAATAGGCTGTTGTTGCTCGATCGGTACCATCAGTCGGTTGCTTTTAGAGATATGGTTATTGCAGTAAGAACAAGGAGTGGTCAGACAGTGAGTGATTATAGCTGTAATGGCCGACATGTGATAACACAGACAAGGGAACTTGAGAGACCCCTCGTTGGTTCAATACTCCAGAGTATGTGGGGAGTGTCACCCACTCATCTGTTGTGGAGCGCCAGACATAACACTACCCTGGTGGATTATACTTGGAGTGTTGGCCAGACTCCGTTTGGGCCATTTTCAGATATTTCATCTTTGTCATTTGTGCAGAAGGATGCAGCTCGGAGAAATGTTCTTTTGACATCTTTGAATTACACTATCACAAGTGCAATTGATGTGCTTGACTCAATATCCACATATGGTGGAGACAGAAATCTGTTCAAACAGAACCGacatgttgagtttgtgcagAGGTGGAATTTGTTCAAGTACAAATTGGATAAAGCTATTTCTGCACTGTCTCATTTGGACTTTGAAATGGCTTTATATTTCTCGAGGACATGTGAACATGATTTGTATGCGCTCCACTCACTTGTTTACCATACATCACGAGAATTGGATGCCTCTCTTATTTGCTTCAAGGATCCTCCATTTCCCTGGGCTTCAGTATCAGTGGCTGGGGTATGTTTCTGTTCTATCATATATGTTTActccaaaagagaaaaactctttagaaacaaaagaaagcaGTTTTGA
- the LOC122079722 gene encoding single-stranded DNA-binding protein WHY1, chloroplastic-like, whose protein sequence is MNLLQSPTSSSTSVPLRSPKFPPVFSHTPAFLRNCSFAPSFSRVSRRKLSVECRRSEYFEQHQRFNGPADDSSPQSTGALPPRVFVGHSIYKGKAALTVEPKAPEFAPLDSGAFKLTREGFVILQFAPAVGVRQYDWSRKQVFSLSVTEIGTLISLGARDSCEFFHDPFKGKSEEGKVRKVLKVEPLPDGSGHFFNLSVQNRISNVDENIYIPITKAEFTVLVSAFNFILPYLLGWHAFVNSIKPDDPARINNANPRYGTDAADLEWSR, encoded by the exons ATGAACCTCTTACAATCGCCGACATCATCGTCAACTAGTGTTCCTCTCCGAAGCCCTAAATTCCCTCCTGTCTTCTCGCACACCCCGGCATTCCTCAGGAACTGCAGCTTTGCTCCAAGCTTCTCTCGTGTCTCTCGGAGGAAGCTTTCCGTGGAATGCCGCCGTTCAGAGTACTTTGAACAACACCAGAGGTTCAATGGACCAGCAGACGATTCCTCTCCACAGTCTACAGGAG CTTTGCCTCCGAGGGTTTTCGTTGGCCATTCTATATACAAAGGGAAGGCAGCTCTAACAGTAGAGCCCAAAGCTCCGGAGTTCGCTCCTTTAGAT TCGGGAGCATTTAAGCTTACAAGGGAGGGATTCGTGATCCTTCAGTTTGCTCCTGCAGTCGGTGTTCGACAGTATGATTGGAGTCGAAAGCAG GTATTCTCACTTTCAGTGACTGAAATTGGAACACTGATAAGCCTTGGAGCAAGAGATTCGTGTGAATTTTTCCATGATCCATTTAAAGGGAAAAG CGAAGAAGGGAAGGTTAGGAAGGTTTTGAAGGTTGAGCCCCTTCCAGATGGATCTGGCCATTTCTTTAATCTCA GTGTTCAGAACAGGATCTCTAACGTGGATGAGAACATTTACATCCCTATTACCAAAGCAGAGTTCACTGTCCTTGTTTCAGCTTTCAAT TTCATACTTCCATACCTTCTTGGTTGGCATGCTTTCGTGAACTCGATTAAGCCAGATGATCCAGCTCGTATCAACAATGCCAATCCCCGATATGGGACTGATGCCGCTGATCTTGAGTGGAGCAGATAG